A genome region from Candidatus Binatia bacterium includes the following:
- the vgrG gene encoding type VI secretion system tip protein VgrG, producing MAYTQDDRLIAIDTPLGKDALLLDRMRGVEAISRPFRFELDLLSEKENLRADDLLGQRVLVRLRLQDGTHRPISGIVSRFVLAETDQRLTAYRMEVVPWLWLLTRKSGCRIFQEKTVPEIVEHIFKEAGFKDYRLQLRGSYAPRDYCVQYRETDFNFVSRLMEQYGIAYFFEHGEEKHTLVMADEPGAFPVCPGQSSARCATTGLMHDDDVVREVRIEHVLRTGKYALGDFNFETPTTSLLASVSSTQALASGYEVYDYPGEYAQRGEGDRLVRLRIQAEDAARTVLGGGGSCRAFAGGCRFELQGHDRRDANIPYLLTEVTHDASVGSAYRTGAVEVAESYVNAFKAIPFKVAFRPPLVTPRPVVAGSQTAIVVGPKGEEIHTDRFGRVKVQFHWDREGKYDEKSSCWLRVAQEWAGKRWGAVWLPRIGQEVVVKFIEGDPDRPIVVGRAYNAEHMPPYGLPAEQTRSALKSYSSKGGGGFNELRFEDKKGKEQLFVHAERQQDVRVKKDALEWVGRDRHLIVEKEQRESVKGDKHLRVRGDRNEQIDGSASQKIGMDLDEKVGMKAAVDAGMEIHLKAGMNVVIEGGLTVTLKAGGGFVVVGPAGVAISGTPILINSGGAAGTGSGASPDPPKAPKEADVARPGEKAKMPPAKTVSPQAAALREAARQGRPFCEKCAAAARRAALARGATPEEAEAAAQDAGLAGAERELRPVETEPEDSISPSQAAVLEAAAEEGLPFAEECGREAAGEETEEGGDGGEEGEEGEEGEDGAEGEPVPGEEAERTFVEIELVDTDGTPLPGVRYRIVLPDGRIEEGALDAAGRARIEDLDHGTCQVSFPDLPGEDWNREG from the coding sequence ATGGCCTACACGCAGGACGATCGGCTGATTGCCATCGACACCCCGCTGGGCAAGGACGCCCTGCTGCTCGATCGGATGCGCGGGGTCGAGGCGATCTCTCGCCCCTTCCGGTTCGAGCTCGATCTGCTGTCCGAGAAGGAGAACTTGCGGGCGGACGATCTGCTCGGTCAAAGGGTGCTGGTTCGTCTCCGGCTGCAAGACGGAACCCATCGACCCATCAGCGGCATCGTCAGCCGGTTCGTGCTCGCGGAGACCGACCAGCGTCTGACGGCCTACCGCATGGAGGTCGTGCCGTGGCTCTGGCTGCTGACGCGCAAGAGCGGCTGCCGCATCTTTCAGGAGAAGACCGTTCCCGAGATCGTCGAGCACATCTTCAAGGAGGCCGGCTTCAAGGACTACCGCCTGCAACTCCGGGGGAGCTACGCGCCTCGCGACTACTGCGTGCAGTACCGCGAGACCGACTTCAACTTCGTCTCGCGGCTGATGGAGCAGTACGGGATTGCTTACTTCTTCGAGCACGGCGAGGAGAAGCACACGCTGGTGATGGCCGACGAGCCGGGCGCGTTTCCGGTCTGCCCGGGGCAGTCTTCGGCACGTTGCGCCACCACCGGGCTGATGCACGACGACGACGTGGTGAGAGAAGTCCGTATCGAGCACGTGCTCCGCACGGGCAAGTATGCGCTCGGCGATTTCAACTTCGAGACGCCAACCACGAGTCTGCTGGCGAGCGTGAGCAGTACGCAGGCATTGGCGAGCGGCTACGAGGTCTACGACTACCCGGGCGAGTATGCGCAGAGAGGCGAGGGTGACCGGCTGGTGCGCCTGCGCATCCAGGCGGAGGACGCCGCGCGTACGGTGCTCGGCGGCGGCGGTTCGTGCCGTGCCTTCGCCGGCGGATGCAGGTTCGAGCTGCAGGGCCACGATCGGCGCGATGCGAACATACCCTATCTGTTGACCGAGGTGACGCACGACGCTTCCGTGGGCAGCGCCTACCGTACCGGGGCGGTGGAAGTGGCGGAGAGTTACGTCAACGCGTTCAAGGCAATTCCGTTCAAGGTGGCGTTTCGACCGCCGCTGGTGACGCCGCGTCCGGTGGTGGCGGGATCGCAGACGGCGATCGTCGTCGGGCCGAAGGGCGAAGAGATCCACACCGACCGGTTTGGGCGGGTGAAGGTGCAGTTTCACTGGGACCGGGAGGGAAAGTACGACGAGAAGAGTTCGTGTTGGCTCCGTGTCGCTCAGGAGTGGGCGGGCAAGCGCTGGGGGGCGGTGTGGCTGCCGCGCATCGGGCAGGAGGTCGTAGTCAAGTTCATCGAGGGCGATCCGGACCGGCCGATCGTGGTTGGGCGGGCGTACAATGCGGAGCACATGCCGCCGTACGGGCTGCCTGCAGAGCAGACCAGAAGCGCGCTCAAGAGCTACAGTTCGAAGGGCGGCGGGGGATTCAACGAACTCCGCTTCGAGGACAAGAAGGGCAAGGAGCAGCTCTTCGTGCATGCCGAGCGCCAGCAGGACGTGCGGGTTAAGAAAGACGCGCTCGAGTGGGTGGGTCGGGACCGGCACTTGATCGTCGAGAAGGAGCAGCGCGAGTCGGTCAAGGGCGACAAGCATCTGCGGGTGCGCGGCGATCGCAACGAACAGATCGACGGTTCGGCGTCGCAGAAGATCGGCATGGATCTCGACGAGAAGGTCGGGATGAAGGCGGCCGTCGATGCCGGCATGGAGATTCACCTGAAGGCCGGCATGAACGTGGTGATCGAAGGCGGCCTGACGGTGACTTTAAAGGCCGGCGGGGGGTTCGTGGTGGTCGGGCCGGCGGGGGTAGCGATCTCGGGGACGCCGATCCTGATCAACAGCGGCGGCGCGGCGGGCACGGGGTCGGGAGCATCGCCGGATCCGCCGAAGGCTCCGAAGGAGGCGGACGTAGCCAGGCCGGGCGAGAAGGCAAAGATGCCGCCGGCGAAGACGGTGTCGCCGCAGGCGGCGGCGTTGCGCGAGGCGGCTCGGCAGGGGCGGCCGTTTTGCGAGAAGTGCGCCGCGGCGGCACGGCGGGCGGCGCTGGCGCGCGGGGCCACGCCGGAGGAAGCCGAGGCGGCGGCGCAGGATGCCGGGCTGGCGGGGGCGGAACGTGAGTTGCGGCCGGTGGAGACGGAGCCGGAGGACAGCATCTCTCCGTCCCAGGCGGCGGTGCTCGAAGCGGCGGCGGAGGAGGGGTTGCCGTTTGCCGAGGAGTGCGGCCGGGAGGCGGCCGGAGAGGAGACGGAAGAGGGGGGCGATGGGGGGGAAGAAGGTGAGGAAGGGGAGGAAGGGGAGGACGGCGCAGAAGGTGAGCCGGTGCCGGGGGAGGAAGCGGAGCGGACGTTCGTGGAGATCGAGCTGGTGGATACCGACGGCACGCCGCTGCCGGGGGTACGGTATCGGATCGTGCTGCCGGACGGCCGGATCGAAGAAGGTGCGCTCGATGCCGCGGGACGGGCGCGCATCGAGGATCTCGACCATGGGACGTGTCAGGTG
- a CDS encoding DUF4123 domain-containing protein: MRDLLWPVPGAAGAPSVFAILDGARRRSIYGALQEFEGEYCCLYRGQLDPRVLAAAPYLVQLAQMAPFTEWLMEQAWGDSWGIFLQAHSDIETLRRHFRRFLIVQDERGKRLYFRYYDPRVLRVYLPTCVGLELTTVFGPVLRFVVEDEDVTRALDFAVEQGRLVTVAHEVGEMVGGWPTRRTIG, translated from the coding sequence GTGCGCGATCTGCTGTGGCCGGTGCCGGGCGCCGCCGGGGCGCCGTCGGTGTTCGCGATCCTCGACGGCGCACGCCGGCGGAGCATATACGGGGCGCTGCAGGAGTTCGAAGGCGAGTATTGCTGCCTGTACCGCGGCCAGCTCGATCCGCGCGTGCTGGCTGCCGCGCCCTATCTGGTGCAACTGGCGCAGATGGCGCCCTTCACCGAATGGCTGATGGAGCAGGCCTGGGGCGATAGTTGGGGAATCTTCTTGCAAGCGCACAGCGACATCGAGACGCTGCGCCGTCATTTCCGCCGCTTCCTGATCGTGCAGGACGAGCGCGGTAAGCGGCTTTACTTCCGCTACTACGACCCGCGAGTGTTGCGGGTGTACTTGCCCACCTGCGTGGGCCTCGAGCTGACCACGGTCTTCGGTCCGGTGCTGCGGTTCGTCGTCGAGGACGAGGACGTGACCCGCGCGCTCGACTTCGCGGTGGAGCAGGGACGTCTGGTGACGGTCGCCCACGAGGTGGGCGAAATGGTTGGGGGATGGCCTACACGCAGGACGATCGGCTGA